The following are from one region of the Simiduia agarivorans SA1 = DSM 21679 genome:
- a CDS encoding DUF599 domain-containing protein, whose translation MADWMTGYALTGACVVWLLVVWISYALFAKSQAKKTHCLASELHALRILWMKRVIRRENRITDSSLLASLERNTSFFANITVLVLAGIVTALGSIGEAGSLLRDLNIHGQAGPHDLEIKLIVLFAIFAYAFFSFTWAMRKYGFCAVLVGAFPLVDEEVNEAVRDSYAVNTARIIDQAGHSYNAGLRAYYFALSFFAWIVSPWLFILSVMAVVAMLYHREFRSKALKTLVQVTRDLADYSVVVDR comes from the coding sequence ATGGCTGATTGGATGACAGGCTATGCCCTTACCGGGGCATGTGTTGTCTGGTTGTTGGTGGTTTGGATCAGTTATGCGTTATTTGCCAAGTCACAGGCCAAGAAAACCCACTGTCTGGCGTCTGAATTGCACGCTTTGCGCATCCTTTGGATGAAGCGGGTTATCCGGCGGGAAAATCGCATCACAGACTCATCCTTACTGGCCAGTCTTGAACGTAATACCAGCTTTTTCGCCAATATCACCGTTCTGGTTCTGGCCGGTATCGTCACTGCGCTGGGCAGTATAGGTGAGGCCGGCAGCTTGTTGCGTGATCTCAATATACATGGCCAGGCAGGCCCCCATGACCTGGAAATCAAACTGATTGTGTTGTTTGCGATCTTTGCTTATGCGTTTTTCAGCTTTACCTGGGCCATGCGTAAATACGGGTTCTGCGCCGTATTGGTGGGCGCATTTCCACTGGTGGACGAGGAGGTCAACGAGGCGGTGCGCGATAGTTACGCGGTCAATACCGCGCGCATTATCGATCAGGCGGGCCACAGTTATAACGCCGGTCTTCGCGCCTATTACTTCGCCCTGTCGTTTTTCGCCTGGATAGTCAGCCCCTGGCTTTTTATTTTGTCTGTGATGGCGGTCGTGGCCATGTTGTATCACCGGGAATTCCGGTCCAAGGCACTGAAGACCTTGGTCCAGGTTACCCGGGATCTGGCTGATTATTCGGTTGTGGTTGATCGTTGA
- a CDS encoding insulinase family protein: MKAHPAFEFIKRQTIDSLNVELQEFRHRVTGAQHIHISADNNENVFLVALRTVPEDSRGVAHILEHTALCGSARFPVRDPFFMMIRRSLNTFMNAFTSSDWTAYPFASQNKKDFMNLLNVYLDAVFFANLDPLDFAQEGHRVEFEQPDNSESPLVYKGVVYNEMKGAMSSVPSQLWHTLCSHLFQTTTYHFNSGGDPKHIPELTYEQLKTFYQTHYHPSNAIFMTYGDMDAETLQAEFETKALSRFEKLDKIIAVNDETRFDAPRIAQASYPLPEDEPAEEKTHIVMGWLLGKSTRLDDVLEAQLLSSLLFDNSASPLQHLLETTPLGKSPSPMCGLDDSQKELTFLCGIAGSEASHADAFEQSVMQVFERLATEGLPQAQVEASLHQLELQQREVGGDGYPYGLQLILTALTAATHRGDPMTLLNLEPALARLREHIQQPGYIQGLVKKWLIDNPHRVRLTMTPDQAQAEREAKQERERLDAMQSALSDADKTRIIQQTQDLLARQAQQDDPSLLPKVGLEDVPARMHYIGRHHHYADQTPLTLYAAGTNGLVYQQAIMDMPALTAEELDLLPIYTYCVTELGVADKDYLATQQWQSEVVGSLSMYSSLRSGTDSVEGIKGYLTLSAKCLARNHPGATDLMRATLEQVRFDEVNRLRELVAQIRARREQSVTGQGHSLAMAAASSGHCAAAYLTNKMSGLERIPFIKQLDEKLKDDATAHATLQTLALLHAKVVSAPRQLLLVAEPHRLNALTQQLNEWRAQAPGTSGQEHFSWPSTSETIQQAWIANSQVNFCARAYPTVAMQHADAPALSVLAGFLRNNFLHRAIREQGGAYGGGASHDSNIASFRFYSYRDPRLSETLADFDRALEWLAEQKPDERLVEEAILGVIGSIDKPGSPAGEARQTFHAELFGRTREIREDFRRRILDVSFHDLQRVARVYLTPDRASTAVVSHAAKKDELAALGLSIHTL; encoded by the coding sequence ATGAAAGCACACCCCGCCTTTGAATTTATTAAGCGCCAGACAATCGATTCCCTGAATGTAGAATTGCAGGAGTTCCGCCACCGGGTTACCGGCGCCCAGCACATTCACATCAGCGCCGACAACAATGAAAACGTTTTTCTGGTAGCCCTGCGGACAGTGCCAGAAGACTCCCGCGGCGTCGCCCACATTCTGGAACATACCGCACTCTGCGGCTCTGCCCGTTTCCCCGTGCGCGACCCGTTTTTCATGATGATCCGGCGCAGCCTCAATACGTTCATGAACGCCTTTACTTCTTCAGACTGGACCGCCTATCCGTTCGCCAGTCAGAACAAAAAAGATTTCATGAATCTGCTGAACGTTTATCTGGATGCGGTGTTCTTTGCCAATCTGGATCCGCTCGATTTTGCCCAGGAGGGTCACCGGGTCGAATTCGAACAGCCTGACAACAGCGAGTCTCCACTCGTTTATAAGGGTGTGGTGTACAACGAAATGAAGGGTGCCATGAGCTCGGTGCCCTCACAGCTGTGGCACACCTTGTGTTCGCATCTGTTTCAGACCACTACCTACCATTTCAACTCCGGTGGCGATCCCAAACACATCCCCGAGCTCACCTACGAGCAACTGAAAACGTTTTACCAGACGCACTACCATCCCAGTAACGCCATTTTCATGACCTACGGCGATATGGATGCAGAAACACTGCAGGCCGAGTTCGAAACCAAAGCCCTGTCACGCTTTGAAAAGCTCGACAAAATCATCGCGGTTAATGACGAAACCCGATTCGACGCGCCAAGAATTGCACAGGCCAGTTATCCCCTGCCAGAAGATGAACCGGCAGAGGAAAAAACCCATATCGTTATGGGATGGCTGTTGGGCAAGAGCACCCGGCTGGACGACGTACTCGAAGCACAATTGCTGTCGAGCCTGTTATTCGACAACAGCGCCAGCCCGTTGCAGCACCTGCTTGAAACCACACCCCTGGGCAAATCCCCGTCGCCCATGTGCGGCCTGGATGACTCCCAGAAAGAACTCACCTTCCTGTGCGGGATTGCCGGCAGTGAAGCGTCCCACGCTGATGCTTTTGAGCAATCCGTTATGCAGGTGTTTGAACGGCTGGCCACCGAAGGCCTGCCACAGGCACAAGTGGAGGCGAGTCTGCATCAATTGGAATTACAGCAACGGGAAGTGGGCGGCGATGGCTACCCTTATGGACTGCAATTGATTCTGACGGCGCTCACCGCGGCCACCCACCGCGGCGACCCGATGACGCTACTGAACCTTGAACCCGCCCTCGCCCGCCTGCGCGAGCACATTCAGCAACCCGGCTATATTCAGGGCCTGGTGAAAAAGTGGCTGATTGATAACCCGCATCGCGTACGCCTGACCATGACCCCTGATCAAGCCCAGGCCGAGCGCGAAGCCAAACAAGAACGCGAACGGCTGGACGCCATGCAATCCGCACTGTCTGACGCAGATAAGACACGCATTATCCAGCAGACTCAGGATCTGTTAGCACGTCAGGCGCAACAGGACGACCCATCCCTGTTGCCTAAAGTCGGTCTTGAGGATGTGCCCGCCAGGATGCATTACATCGGTCGCCACCATCACTACGCCGACCAGACACCGCTGACACTGTATGCGGCTGGCACCAATGGCCTGGTTTATCAGCAGGCCATCATGGATATGCCCGCGCTGACGGCCGAAGAACTCGACTTGCTGCCCATTTATACCTATTGCGTTACCGAACTGGGCGTTGCCGACAAAGATTATCTCGCCACGCAACAGTGGCAGTCGGAAGTGGTGGGAAGCCTCAGCATGTATTCCAGCCTGCGCTCCGGCACAGATTCCGTCGAGGGCATCAAGGGCTATCTCACCCTGTCGGCCAAATGTCTGGCGCGAAATCACCCGGGTGCGACGGACCTCATGCGTGCGACGCTTGAGCAGGTACGCTTTGACGAGGTCAACCGGTTGCGTGAACTGGTGGCGCAAATCCGCGCTCGACGCGAGCAATCAGTGACCGGTCAGGGCCACTCGCTCGCCATGGCTGCCGCCAGCAGTGGTCATTGCGCGGCTGCGTACCTGACCAACAAAATGTCCGGTCTTGAGCGCATTCCGTTCATCAAACAACTCGATGAAAAACTGAAGGATGACGCCACTGCCCATGCCACGTTACAAACGCTCGCGCTGTTGCACGCAAAAGTCGTGAGTGCACCGCGGCAGCTTTTGTTAGTAGCCGAACCGCACCGCCTGAACGCATTGACCCAGCAACTGAACGAATGGCGCGCACAAGCGCCGGGCACTAGTGGCCAGGAACACTTCAGCTGGCCATCAACCAGCGAAACCATACAGCAAGCCTGGATTGCCAACAGCCAGGTGAATTTTTGCGCCCGTGCTTACCCCACCGTTGCGATGCAACACGCCGACGCACCGGCGCTATCGGTTTTAGCCGGATTCCTGCGCAACAATTTCCTGCACCGCGCCATCCGCGAACAAGGTGGCGCCTATGGCGGCGGCGCCAGCCACGACAGCAACATTGCAAGCTTCCGTTTCTACTCCTATCGCGACCCGCGTTTGAGCGAAACCCTGGCCGACTTCGATCGCGCACTCGAATGGTTGGCCGAACAAAAGCCCGATGAGCGTCTGGTGGAAGAAGCGATCCTCGGTGTCATTGGCTCCATCGACAAACCCGGATCACCTGCAGGCGAAGCGCGCCAGACTTTCCATGCCGAACTGTTCGGCCGCACCCGCGAAATCCGCGAAGACTTCCGCCGGCGGATACTGGATGTGTCATTCCATGATTTACAGCGCGTAGCCAGGGTCTATCTCACCCCCGATCGGGCCTCCACCGCGGTTGTGTCCCACGCCGCCAAAAAAGACGAGCTGGCCGCACTGGGCCTGTCTATCCACACCTTGTGA